The Syntrophales bacterium genome contains a region encoding:
- a CDS encoding rubrerythrin family protein: MQLKGSKTEKNLLTAFAGESQARNRYTYFASQAKKEGFEQIAFIFEETANQEKEHAKRVFKLLEGGDVEITAAFPAGVIGKTAENLKAAAAGENHEWTDMYPSFARVAREEGFKDIASIFEAIAVAEKQHEKRYLDLLANIKGGTVFKKAKPVVWRCRNCGYLHEGTEAPDKCPACDHPQAYFELLAENW, from the coding sequence ATGCAACTTAAGGGGAGCAAGACAGAGAAAAATCTGCTGACCGCCTTTGCCGGTGAGTCGCAGGCGCGCAACCGCTACACCTACTTTGCCAGCCAGGCAAAGAAGGAAGGATTTGAGCAGATTGCCTTCATTTTCGAGGAGACGGCCAATCAGGAAAAGGAGCACGCCAAGAGGGTCTTCAAGCTCCTCGAAGGAGGGGATGTGGAGATAACGGCGGCTTTTCCTGCGGGGGTCATAGGAAAAACAGCGGAAAATCTCAAGGCTGCCGCGGCAGGGGAAAACCATGAATGGACGGACATGTACCCCTCATTTGCCAGAGTTGCCCGGGAGGAAGGTTTCAAGGATATCGCCTCGATATTCGAGGCGATTGCTGTGGCCGAAAAGCAACACGAGAAACGCTACCTTGACCTCTTGGCCAATATTAAAGGAGGCACAGTGTTCAAAAAAGCCAAGCCTGTGGTCTGGCGCTGCCGAAATTGCGGCTATCTCCATGAGGGAACTGAGGCACCAGATAAATGTCCCGCCTGTGACCACCCCCAAGCTTACTTCGAACTCCTGGCCGAAAACTGGTAG
- a CDS encoding alpha/beta hydrolase → MSHHVDLSFLDTPEILSFIFYPRRDFYVPGIGSTHFIEVGEKIEIGCRFYLKERDFPSLLYFHGNGETVGDYEWVAPLFNQRGINLFVVDYRGYGLSNGHPTITDLIRDAHPIFAGFKGIMKREGCRENLFLMGRSLGSVPVIELAYHYQDEIKGLIIESGGANIFSRLFDLFGIEVEESLRSKLEEASNKAKIQQVYIPTLVIHAEFDTLVPLQEGIELYENSGAEDREIFIIPGADHNNLWQIGGDQYYQKIEGFVKAH, encoded by the coding sequence ATGTCTCATCATGTTGATCTTTCATTTCTGGATACGCCAGAGATTCTGAGTTTTATCTTTTATCCCCGGAGAGATTTTTATGTACCCGGGATAGGTAGCACCCATTTTATTGAGGTCGGGGAAAAAATCGAAATCGGCTGCAGGTTTTATTTAAAGGAAAGAGACTTCCCCTCCCTCCTCTATTTTCATGGTAATGGAGAAACAGTAGGGGATTACGAGTGGGTTGCACCTCTTTTCAACCAACGGGGGATCAATCTTTTTGTGGTTGATTACCGGGGCTATGGATTGAGTAATGGCCATCCGACAATCACCGATTTGATCAGAGATGCCCACCCTATTTTTGCGGGATTTAAAGGAATAATGAAAAGAGAGGGTTGCAGGGAAAACCTTTTCCTGATGGGTCGTTCCCTGGGAAGCGTCCCCGTAATTGAGCTGGCCTACCATTACCAGGATGAGATTAAAGGACTAATTATCGAAAGTGGCGGAGCTAATATCTTCTCTCGGCTCTTTGATCTCTTCGGCATCGAGGTTGAGGAATCTTTAAGGAGTAAATTGGAAGAGGCCTCTAATAAGGCAAAAATTCAACAGGTATACATTCCCACCTTAGTTATCCACGCCGAATTTGACACACTTGTACCCCTTCAGGAGGGTATAGAGCTCTATGAAAATTCTGGAGCTGAGGATAGAGAAATTTTTATTATCCCCGGCGCTGATCATAACAACTTGTGGCAGATTGGCGGAGACCAGTACTACCAGAAAATCGAAGGGTTTGTTAAGGCCCACTGA
- the polX gene encoding DNA polymerase/3'-5' exonuclease PolX: MKNREVAELLYNIGELLELKGENPFKIRAYSKAARAVENLSADIEEIRAKKELQTIQGIGAAIAKKIDEYLRTGRLEYYEELSNEIPRGLKELLKVPGIGPKTIQIVYQEVGTTDMDSLEKAAKSHKLQGLPGFGETKEENIIKAIKRYRERSGRIPLGKAYSLVEEIFHFLQYYLTTGKLVPAGSMRRGKDTVGDIDLLAIHDNPFGLINAFVSMPPVAQVLGKGTTKASIVTKEGVQVDLRILEARSFGTSIQYFTGSKEHNVKLRNLAQQRGYKLSEYELEDVNSGEKIYCLEEEELYRRLGLQYIPPELREDTGEIEAASQESLPDLLSLQDLRGDLHVHTNWSDGKDSMEDMTKAAKNRGYSYIGITDHSKSLGIARGLSEERLLKQIDEIHELNDKLDGFTVFAGIEVDIRADATLDFPDKILENCDFVVAAVHSAQQQDERTMTGRIIKAMENPNVDILAHPSGRLIGEREPYLVDMEAVLEAARRTGTILEINAFPARLDLIDVYVRRAKDTGIRIAIGTDAHSSEQLDLMRFGVTVARRGWLEKKDVINTLEVDKLQFKQS, encoded by the coding sequence ATGAAAAACAGGGAAGTTGCTGAATTATTATACAATATTGGAGAGCTTCTTGAACTTAAAGGAGAGAACCCTTTTAAAATCAGGGCCTACAGTAAAGCTGCACGGGCTGTGGAAAATCTGAGCGCAGATATTGAAGAGATACGGGCGAAGAAAGAACTCCAGACAATACAGGGTATAGGAGCCGCAATTGCTAAAAAGATCGATGAATATCTGAGAACGGGAAGGCTTGAATACTATGAGGAACTCAGTAATGAAATACCGCGGGGCCTTAAAGAACTGCTGAAAGTACCAGGGATTGGACCGAAGACTATTCAGATAGTTTATCAGGAGGTAGGCACCACTGATATGGATTCCCTGGAAAAAGCTGCGAAATCCCATAAATTGCAGGGACTTCCGGGGTTCGGAGAAACAAAGGAAGAGAATATAATTAAAGCTATTAAAAGGTACCGGGAGAGAAGCGGCAGAATCCCCCTGGGAAAAGCTTATTCGTTGGTAGAGGAGATCTTCCATTTTTTGCAATATTATCTCACTACGGGGAAATTGGTGCCTGCCGGGAGTATGAGACGAGGTAAAGATACGGTGGGAGACATAGATCTTCTGGCCATCCATGATAATCCTTTCGGTTTAATAAATGCCTTTGTAAGTATGCCGCCGGTAGCACAGGTGCTGGGAAAGGGAACAACGAAAGCTTCTATTGTCACAAAAGAGGGGGTACAGGTGGACTTGAGAATACTCGAAGCAAGATCGTTCGGCACATCCATTCAGTATTTTACCGGTTCAAAGGAACATAACGTTAAATTAAGAAACCTCGCCCAGCAGAGGGGTTACAAGCTAAGTGAATATGAACTTGAAGATGTGAACTCCGGTGAGAAAATCTATTGTCTTGAAGAAGAGGAGCTCTATCGCCGTCTTGGTCTTCAGTACATCCCTCCAGAACTCAGGGAGGATACCGGAGAGATAGAGGCCGCATCGCAAGAATCACTTCCTGATCTTTTATCGCTTCAGGATTTAAGAGGGGATCTCCATGTCCACACCAACTGGAGCGATGGGAAAGACTCCATGGAAGATATGACAAAAGCTGCAAAAAATAGGGGATACAGTTACATCGGCATCACCGACCATTCAAAGTCATTGGGCATAGCGAGAGGGCTATCGGAAGAGCGGCTCCTCAAACAAATTGATGAAATTCACGAATTGAATGATAAACTAGACGGTTTTACGGTATTTGCTGGGATCGAGGTGGATATAAGGGCCGACGCTACTCTCGATTTCCCGGATAAGATCCTTGAAAACTGTGACTTTGTAGTAGCGGCGGTGCATTCGGCTCAGCAGCAGGATGAACGTACCATGACAGGCCGTATAATAAAGGCTATGGAAAACCCCAATGTGGACATCCTGGCCCATCCGTCAGGCAGGTTGATAGGAGAACGGGAACCGTACCTGGTAGATATGGAGGCGGTTCTTGAGGCCGCCAGACGTACGGGAACGATACTTGAGATCAATGCATTTCCTGCTCGCCTGGATCTGATTGATGTGTATGTCCGCAGGGCTAAAGATACGGGTATCAGGATTGCCATCGGTACCGATGCGCATTCGTCCGAACAGTTAGACCTTATGAGGTTCGGAGTTACAGTGGCACGACGGGGCTGGCTTGAGAAAAAAGATGTCATTAACACCCTTGAGGTGGATAAACTGCAATTCAAGCAATCATAA